A portion of the Desulfobacterales bacterium genome contains these proteins:
- a CDS encoding Fic family protein has translation MENYKHISFYKRWKITPDCSFILGECNAFIHALSNTPLKPEYRNKLLEVSLIKGAQATTAIEGNTLSQEEIEKINEGWKLPPSREYQEIEVKNVIEAFNTLLREIVSENKTNILTPDLIKKFHYMVTKNLGNHSDAIPGKYRCDSRVVGTYLAPAHKHVPELIENLCSWLKKEFHYEKSQHFKTAVVQAIITHVYLEWIHPFADGNGRTGRLLEFYILLRAGLPSIVSHILSNFYNQTRPEYYRQLDNAIKKNDLTDFIEYAVLGFRDGLNENLKIIQEGHFIIFWENYIYEKFSKIKYTKKNAFKRKRELMLKMPIDRELSLNEILELTPSIVKKYATLKQTTLVRDIKELQALNLLQKIGKKYRPNTDILKAMIPS, from the coding sequence ATGGAGAATTACAAGCACATATCCTTCTACAAGCGATGGAAAATCACGCCAGACTGTTCTTTTATTTTGGGTGAATGTAATGCATTTATACACGCGCTTTCAAACACGCCTTTAAAGCCGGAATATAGAAACAAGTTACTTGAAGTATCACTCATAAAAGGCGCCCAGGCGACAACGGCAATTGAAGGAAATACTCTCAGCCAGGAAGAAATAGAAAAAATTAACGAAGGTTGGAAATTGCCACCAAGCAGAGAGTATCAAGAAATTGAGGTAAAAAATGTAATTGAGGCTTTTAACACACTTTTGCGAGAAATCGTTTCAGAAAACAAAACTAATATATTGACTCCTGATCTAATAAAAAAATTTCATTATATGGTAACGAAAAATTTAGGTAATCATTCTGATGCGATTCCAGGAAAATACAGGTGCGATAGCCGAGTTGTTGGAACTTATTTAGCCCCTGCTCACAAACATGTTCCAGAATTGATTGAAAATCTTTGCAGCTGGCTTAAAAAAGAATTTCATTACGAAAAAAGCCAACATTTTAAAACCGCTGTTGTTCAAGCAATTATAACTCATGTTTACCTTGAATGGATTCACCCGTTTGCAGATGGAAATGGTCGGACAGGCCGTCTGCTTGAATTTTATATTTTATTACGTGCAGGCTTGCCAAGTATAGTTTCACATATATTATCAAACTTTTATAATCAAACCAGACCCGAATATTACAGACAGCTTGATAATGCTATAAAAAAGAATGACCTGACAGATTTCATAGAATACGCTGTGCTGGGTTTTAGAGATGGTTTAAACGAAAATTTAAAAATAATCCAGGAAGGTCATTTCATTATATTTTGGGAGAATTATATCTATGAAAAATTCTCGAAGATCAAATATACAAAAAAAAATGCCTTTAAGAGAAAACGCGAATTAATGCTTAAGATGCCTATAGATCGTGAATTATCTCTTAATGAAATTTTAGAATTAACCCCAAGTATTGTAAAAAAATATGCGACTCTCAAACAGACTACGCTTGTTAGAGACATCAAAGAGCTACAAGCTCTAAATTTATTACAAAAGATTGGCAAAAAATATCGCCCTAACACCGACATTCTTAAGGCAATGATACCGAGTTAA
- the arsB gene encoding ACR3 family arsenite efflux transporter — MSDNAIQTHARRMTSVFERFLSVWVILCIVAGILLGKMAPGMARYLDSLSISVNGAPVVSIPIAICLFCMMYPIMVKIDFAEVIKAGRSGKPVFLTLFINWAIKPFTMYAISLFFLGTLFYGFIGPDATDLVKMPFGLNLPVGSIHGAGSVVLVEGVKMLEVPLWRSYLVGCILLGIAPCTAMVLVWGFLARGNDGLTLVMVAINSLAMLLLYGLLGGFLLGVGRLPVPWQALLLSIGIYVALPLVAGYFSRKWIIAAKGETWFKEKFLHVLTPITIIALLTTLVLLFSFKGEVIIANPMTIVWIAIPLFIQTMLIFWLGYGLARVLKLSYEDAAPAAMIGASNHFEVAIATSTMLFGLSSGAALATVVGVLIEVPVMLMLVKICLGTQSWFRYSR, encoded by the coding sequence ATGAGTGACAATGCGATTCAAACCCATGCACGCAGGATGACCAGCGTTTTCGAACGTTTTCTTTCCGTGTGGGTGATTTTGTGTATTGTGGCAGGCATCCTGCTGGGCAAGATGGCGCCTGGCATGGCCCGGTATCTTGACAGCCTTTCAATATCGGTTAACGGCGCACCGGTGGTGTCCATTCCCATCGCCATATGTCTTTTCTGCATGATGTATCCGATCATGGTAAAGATCGATTTTGCCGAAGTCATAAAGGCCGGCAGGAGTGGAAAGCCTGTCTTTCTCACACTCTTTATCAATTGGGCGATCAAGCCGTTTACCATGTACGCCATTTCACTTTTTTTTCTCGGCACTCTGTTCTATGGTTTTATCGGACCGGATGCCACGGATCTGGTCAAGATGCCGTTTGGCCTCAACCTTCCGGTGGGATCCATCCATGGCGCCGGCAGCGTTGTGCTGGTGGAGGGTGTTAAAATGCTGGAAGTCCCCCTGTGGCGAAGTTATCTGGTCGGCTGCATTTTACTCGGCATCGCTCCGTGCACGGCCATGGTACTGGTGTGGGGTTTTCTGGCCCGCGGAAATGATGGGCTGACCCTGGTGATGGTGGCCATCAACTCGTTGGCCATGCTGCTCCTTTACGGCCTGCTGGGCGGTTTTCTGCTGGGTGTCGGACGTTTGCCGGTGCCGTGGCAGGCACTGCTGCTTTCCATTGGCATTTATGTGGCGTTGCCGTTGGTGGCCGGCTATTTTTCCCGCAAATGGATCATCGCCGCCAAAGGGGAAACCTGGTTTAAAGAAAAATTTCTGCATGTACTCACACCGATTACCATCATCGCACTGCTCACCACCCTCGTGCTCCTGTTTTCATTCAAGGGTGAGGTTATCATCGCCAATCCGATGACCATTGTCTGGATCGCCATTCCTCTGTTTATTCAGACCATGCTGATTTTCTGGTTGGGATACGGGTTGGCGCGGGTGCTTAAGCTGAGTTACGAAGACGCTGCCCCTGCGGCCATGATCGGCGCTTCCAATCACTTCGAGGTGGCAATTGCTACTTCTACCATGCTTTTCGGGCTTTCATCCGGAGCGGCGCTGGCCACGGTGGTGGGCGTACTCATCGAGG
- a CDS encoding DUF4125 family protein has product MEKKQKLIQEIIDRELDMFLNVHAREPASCQENPGAFRFYRGVSFSVWSEAALESYRDDLIRADAKGLNLLTLKYARMENSIPPLSKNPLIDQIVEIEIVWTKELAAKYPNLHSRGRPIDEDGPGGTSMKTYLRGELETYSDNTLALYYKNLMQFLERKENLAEKVLLATVIGAGYESLQKAEDRLLGGDAGV; this is encoded by the coding sequence ATGGAAAAAAAACAAAAACTTATCCAGGAAATCATCGACAGAGAACTCGATATGTTTCTCAATGTCCACGCCCGAGAACCGGCATCCTGCCAGGAAAACCCGGGGGCTTTCCGATTCTACAGGGGGGTCTCGTTTTCAGTTTGGTCCGAAGCTGCCCTTGAGAGCTATCGGGATGACCTCATCCGGGCCGATGCCAAGGGGCTAAACCTGTTGACCCTGAAATATGCCCGCATGGAGAACAGTATTCCACCACTCAGTAAAAATCCGCTGATTGACCAAATCGTGGAAATCGAAATCGTTTGGACCAAAGAGCTGGCAGCAAAATATCCCAATCTGCACAGCCGGGGGCGCCCCATTGATGAGGATGGCCCAGGAGGCACTTCGATGAAAACCTACCTGCGCGGTGAGCTGGAGACATACTCGGACAATACGCTGGCACTGTACTATAAAAACCTGATGCAGTTTCTTGAGCGAAAGGAAAACCTCGCTGAAAAGGTGCTACTCGCTACGGTCATTGGTGCCGGTTATGAATCGCTCCAGAAGGCCGAGGACAGACTCCTCGGTGGTGACGCCGGTGTTTAG